The genomic segment TTATCGTAGATTGCATCACTCAGGAAAGCTGGGTAACGGTTACCTGTGTTAACAATGTTGACGTTACTGTCCTTAATCATTCCCCTAACGTAATCATAGGTTACGTCGGTTTCATATGGCTTAAGCCTAGTTACAACAGTCACCCTTGAATGGGTGGCTAGCTTACTAATTAATACACTATCCACAGCGAATTCACCTGCATTATCAACAACATACGTAACCTCCCTGGCACTCCTCATTATATTTGATAATTCATCCTCATTAATGCCTAACCATATTGGCTCCTCATTAATACTACGTATAAGCATGTCCTCATTAAACGTGTAATTAAACATCGGTACATCAACTGAGTTAGCGGCTGCAGCCACCTTAATCAACTCAACCTCACTGGCATTAATAATCCTAGGCACAATTACCTCCCTGGCTATCTTCTCATAACGATCCTTCTCACTGACGTAAGGGTCCTCTGAACCAACTATACTTGATAACTCCTCGAAGGAGTTAGCAAATGTCCTAGACCTACCGAGAGGTAGGTCATTAGCTATCCTCACTATTATCCTCCTAACTGATTCAGGATCAGACCTATTAAACTTCTTTAACTCACTAAGCCTAGACGTTAAGGCGCATAAGGTGCATTCTGCATAGTCTATATACTGCACAATGAGGGTTAGGGAGGTAACCTAAATAAAGATTACCTAAGTTACTCACCGCCAGTGAAGAAAAGCATCTACATTCTAGCCACACAGTCCAACAGCGGGAAGACAATACTAGTCACGGCACTACTTAGGTTGGTAAATAGGAGGAGTAGAGTGGCCTCACCCTTTAAGGCCCAGAACATGAGCCTAAATAGTTACCCGGCGTTAAACGGTGGTGAAATAGCCCTAGCCCAGGCAATGCAGGCCTACGCCTCTGGTCTTGAGCCATTAGTTGAAATGAATCCAATACTCCTAAAACCCATTGGAGACATGGCCAGTGAGGTTAT from the Caldivirga maquilingensis IC-167 genome contains:
- a CDS encoding ARMT1-like domain-containing protein, with product MQYIDYAECTLCALTSRLSELKKFNRSDPESVRRIIVRIANDLPLGRSRTFANSFEELSSIVGSEDPYVSEKDRYEKIAREVIVPRIINASEVELIKVAAAANSVDVPMFNYTFNEDMLIRSINEEPIWLGINEDELSNIMRSAREVTYVVDNAGEFAVDSVLISKLATHSRVTVVTRLKPYETDVTYDYVRGMIKDSNVNIVNTGNRYPAFLSDAIYDNYIKKSDLVISKGVGNFEAYLESGIRHPNSLFLLKVKCKPLQRMLNVEFNKPIILHSRYLNSGH